A window of Procambarus clarkii isolate CNS0578487 chromosome 69, FALCON_Pclarkii_2.0, whole genome shotgun sequence contains these coding sequences:
- the LOC138355745 gene encoding uncharacterized protein, translated as MWCAQAMLRSGDDSHDELSEQTPVITSQPQSANYASTATTQDVTPARPARPFSSPIWIAGNSTPLTFNFHCNTCNPSPRMRVRGGSEVDGAGPVDGDEECRQCLSESALQQEVGSCGTVEEVQNTDDLSVSKR; from the coding sequence ATGTGGTGCGCCCAGGCGATGCTACGCTCTGGCGACGACTCCCACGACGAGCTGAGTGAGCAGACGCCGGTGATTACTTCCCAACCGCAGTCAGCGAACTACGCCAGCACCGCCACTACCCAAGACGTGACCCCCGCACGCCCCGCTAGGCCCTTCTCCAGCCCTATCTGGATCGCGGGAAACAGCACTCCCCTAACCTTCAACTTCCACTGTAACACATGCAACCCTTCCCCCAGGATGAGGGTCAGAGGGGGTTCTGAGGTGGACGGAGCAGGTCCAGTAGACGGGGACGAAGAATGCCGTCAGTGTCTGAGCGAGTCGGCGCTCCAGCAGGAAGTCGGGTCCTGTGGTACTGTCGAGGAAGTACAAAACACGGATGATTTGTCCGTGTCGAAACGTTAA